One Bradysia coprophila strain Holo2 unplaced genomic scaffold, BU_Bcop_v1 contig_145, whole genome shotgun sequence DNA window includes the following coding sequences:
- the LOC119074224 gene encoding phospholipase B1, membrane-associated-like → MKFTHVVNALVIALSCHNDVHGQVTFLEKYRPEYRMFRNSLFNFIGRSDSEKSYNWNYKKGKVQKPFPESHKFFCDPKGPGKRSDSIPKSVHQLTPGDIDIIAAMGDSLTAGNGALATNILQVLIENKGVSWSIGGQSKWQKYLTVPNIIKVFNPNLYGYSLSDGYSTDKRSRFNTAEIGAMSRDIPHEAKVLVKRMTSDSRVKLNEHWKMITILIGPNDFCLDMCYAKNPEKTIDYHERDLISALRTLRKNLPRTMVNLVTPPSMKVITELRGKPAECESSHHVECPCAFGFAYRNKRQYYFDIMERWKDVVEKVSRMDEFNGEDFTVNNQPFLKNVTFPTLPNGNHDFTYMSMDCFHLSQKGYARAANALWNNMMEPDGQKSTNWQKEFTKFVCPTVDRPYLATKGNS, encoded by the exons ATGAAATTCACACATGTTGTTAATGCATTGGTCATTGCACTCTCCTGCCACAATGATGTACATGGACAAGTAACATTTCTCGAAAAATATCGACCAGAGTATCGTATGTTTCGTAATTCgttgttcaattttattggcaGATCGGATAGCGAAAAATCATACAATTGGAATTACAAAAAGGGG aAAGTTCAAAAACCATTTCCGGAATCTCATAAATTCTTCTGTGATCCGAAGGGGCCTGGAAAGCGTAGCGATTCTATACCTAAATCGGTACATCAATTAACACCTGGTGATATCGATATAATTGCTGCTATGGGAGATTCCCTAACCGCAGGGAATGGTGCGTTGGCCACAAATATTCTGCAGGTgcttattgaaaataaaggtGTTTCCTGGTCGATTGGCGGTCAAAGTAAATGGCAAAAGTATCTGACTGTACCAAACATTATTAAAGTTTTCAATCCAAACCTTTACGGATACTCATTATCGGATGGTTACTCAACTGATAAACGGTCAAG ATTCAATACTGCAGAAATCGGAGCGATGTCAAGAGATATTCCACATGAGGCTAAGGTTTTGGTGAAGAGGATGACTTCAGATTCTCGAGTGAAATTGAATGAACACTGGAAG aTGATAACAATCCTTATCGGACCCAATGACTTTTGCTTGGACATGTGTTACGCaaaaaatccagaaaaaaCTATCGATTATCATGAAAGAGACCTGATTAGTGCCTTGAGAACCTTACGAAAAAACTTACCCAGAACCATGGTTAATTTAGTGACCCCACCGA GTATGAAAGTTATTACTGAACTCCGAGGAAAACCAGCAGAATGTGAATCTTCGCATCATGTAGAATGTCCTTGTGCCTTCGGATTCGCTTACAGAAACAAACGTCAATACTACTTCGACATTATGGAGCGATGGAAGGATGTTGTGGAAAAGGTGTCTCGAATGGACGAATTTAATGGAGAA GACTTTACTGTGAATAACCAACCGTTTTTGAAGAATGTCACATTTCCAACACTGCCTAACGGCAATCATGACTTTACGTACATGTCAATGGATTGTTTCCACTTGAGTCAAAAGGGATATGCAAGAg CTGCAAACGCTTTGTGGAATAATATGATGGAACCAGATGGACAGAAATCCACAAATTGGCAAAAggaattcacaaaatttgtatgtcctACTGTGGATCGACCGTATCTAGCCACAAAAGGAAATAGCTGA
- the LOC119074223 gene encoding phospholipase B1, membrane-associated-like, whose amino-acid sequence MFKTHFIVIVIITTHCNFVHGQSTYLETFTPLYRLYRYSMFGLIGRSDGESSYDWNLRRGKVQQPFPESKSFFCDTNGPGKRSHSIPQSVHQLRPGDIDIVAAMGDSLTAGNGALATNMLQLFIENKGVSGTIGGQNTWRKYLTLPNMIKEFNPDLYGYSSSDGYSTDKSSRFNVAEMGGMSVDIPHEAEVLVKRMTADPRVKMNEHWKLITILIGPNDFCLNLCQTNNPEKTVELHENDLVKALRVIRDNLPRTMVNLITPPNLKVLTELRGKPSECEMLHHLECPCLFGFRHQSKREQYFKIIERWQKIVSKVADMDEFNRDDFTVNNQPFLKNVTIPMLANGNHDFTYLSLDCFHLSQRGYAIAVNALWNNMMQPEGQKWTNWKKEFTEFICPTFDRPYIATKKNS is encoded by the exons ATGTTCAAGACACACTTCATTGTTATCGTCATTATTACTACCCACTGCAACTTTGTACATGGGCAGTCTACGTATCTCGAAACATTTACACCTTTATACAGATTGTATCGGTATTCAATGTTTGGCCTAATTGGCAGGAGTGATGGTGAATCGTCTTACGATTGGAATTTAAGAAGAGGG AAGGTGCAACAGCCCTTTCCTGAGTCAAAGTCATTCTTTTGTGATACAAATGGACCGGGAAAGCGAAGCCATTCTATACCGCAGTCAGTACATCAATTAAGACCAGGAGATATAGATATAGTTGCAGCAATGGGTGATTCTCTTACGGCGGGTAATGGTGCGTTAGCAACCAATATGCTACAGCTCTTTATCGAAAATAAAGGTGTGTCTGGGACTATTGGTGGTCAAAATACTTGGCGTAAATATTTAACGTTACCGAACATGATCAAAGAGTTTAATCCGGACCTCTACGGTTATTCCTCGTCAGACGGATATTCTACTGACAAAAGTTCTAG ATTCAATGTAGCAGAAATGGGTGGCATGTCAGTAGATATACCACATGAGGCTGAGGTTTTGGTCAAACGAATGACTGCTGATCCACGCGTGAAAATGAACGAGCATTGGAAG ttGATAACAATACTCATTGGACCGAACGATTTCTGCCTGAATCTCTGTCAAACTAACAACCCCGAAAAGACAGTAGAATTACACGAAAATGATTTGGTTAAAGCTTTACGTGTAATAAGAGATAATTTACCAAGGACGATGGTAAATTTAATCACGCCACCTA ATTTAAAAGTTCTTACCGAATTACGTGGAAAGCCATCAGAATGTGAGATGCTGCATCACCTAGAATGTCCATGTCTCTTTGGATTTCGTCATCAAAGTAAAAGGGAGCAATACTTTAAAATAATAGAACGGTGGCAAAAGATTGTCTCAAAGGTCGCCGACATGGACGAATTCAACAGAGAC gaCTTCACCGTCAACAATCAACCGTTTTTAAAGAACGTCACCATACCTATGCTTGCGAATGGGAACCATGATTTTACTTACTTATCTTTGGATTGCTTCCATTTAAGTCAAAGAGGATATGCCATCG CTGTGAACGCACTTTGGAACAATATGATGCAACCAGAAGGACAGAAATGGACCAActggaaaaaagaatttacagAATTTATTTGCCCTACTTTTGACAGACCCTATATcgcaacaaagaaaaatagcTGA
- the LOC119074226 gene encoding guanine nucleotide-binding protein G(o) subunit alpha-like translates to MGACLTLERDEIAARRRSDEIDKQLDAMAKERPRILKILLLGAGESGKSTLVKQMKIIHTDGFSTSELCAFRPTVLDNLLASMKYVLTGMGLLRINLEHQSNKRYAEAVLSSPSCFDMEFKIVDSVRSALKVLWKDRGVRMAVVRGYDYELNDSALYLFENMERICDEKYVPTPTDVLRARVRTNGIIETNFRVNDTIISMYDVGGQRSQRRKWVYCFEDVRAVLFVVALSGYDMTLLEDGTVNRLEESLNLFEQIVNNRWFKEASFVLFLNKLDLFREKIMSSTRHLRLFFPEYSGKDKNIDEAALFIQNKFLQRNHNARKVICPHFTTATDTANIQTVFQVVMETVIKENLGNVTLL, encoded by the exons ATGGGTGCATGTTTAACGTTAGAACGAGATGAGATCGCTGCCCGGCGACGTAGTGATGAAATCGACAAGCAATTGGATGCAATGGCCAAAGAACGGccgagaattttaaaaattctcttACTGGGAGCCGGTGAAAGTG GGAAAAGTACGTTGGTCaagcaaatgaaaattatccaCACCGATGGATTTTCCACGAGTGAACTTTGCGCCTTCCGACCGACCGTGCTGGACAACTTATTGGCTTCGATGAAATATGTCTTGACGGGAATGGGCTTACTTCGCATCAACTTAGAACATCAGTCCAACAAACGTTATGCCGAAGCAGTCCTTTCTAGTCCCAGTTGCTTTGATATGGAATTTAAGATTGTCGATAGTGTGCGCAGTGCATTGAAAGTTTTGTGGAAAGATCGCGGAGTGCGAATGGCAGTCGTTAGAGGTTACGACTATGAACTGAATGATTCGGCGCTTTA tttgtttgaaaatatggAACGAATTTGCGACGAAAAATATGTTCCAACACCAACGGATGTCCTGAGAGCTCGAGTTCGCACTAACGGAATTATAGAAACCAATTTTCGTGTTAATGACACCATAATCAG CATGTATGATGTCGGAGGACAACGTTCTCAACGTCGCAAGTGGGTGTATTGCTTTGAAGATGTGCGTGCCGTTTTATTTGTGGTCGCATTAAGCGGCTACGATATGACGCTACTGGAAGATGGTACCGTCAATCGATTAGAGGAAAGCCTAAATTTATTTGAGCAAATCGTCAACAATCGTTGGTTCAAAGAGGCCTCATTCGTTTTATTTCTGAACAAATTGGATTTGTTTAGAGAGAAAATTATGTCGTCCACGCGTCACTTGAGACTATTCTTTCCCGAGTATTCTG GAAAAGACAAAAACATCGACGAAGCGGCactatttattcaaaataaatttttacaacgAAACCACAACGCACGAAAGGTGATCTGTCCACATTTTACAACAGCAACTGATACAGCGAATATTCAAACTGTTTTTCAAGTTGTCATGGAAACTGTTATCAAGGAAAATCTCGGTAATGTTACGCTTTTGTAA